The Rhodamnia argentea isolate NSW1041297 chromosome 10, ASM2092103v1, whole genome shotgun sequence sequence AGATGATGGGATCCATCATCCTGAAATTCAACAGCAAAGATTAGCTATTTTTGTGCGGAATATGGCATCAACAGAACAGTCCCATAATCTGAATTGCTGCTGAAGTACCTATTTCCTTCCATCCATCCTGGAAATGGCTCCTTTATAGTACTCTCAATGACACTCGGTCTGATTATGATGACCGGAACCTCGCCTACCATGTCGTGAATAAGCATCTCTCCCATAGCTTTTGTGAACACGTAAGTATCTTGCCATCCAAACTTCTTCGCCCTGATTTTGGTCATTATCATTAATCAATAAGAATGTCATTGGGATTCCTACTCCTaaagcaatcatttttcattgaaATCTATCTGTCGTGCAAAAATCGCGTTCAAAAGAGTTACATAGTAAGCCAAAGGTGGATTAAAAATCACCTGTCCAGACCCAACTCTTTCATCTTTTGAGCAACCGCGCGATCTTCCAGAGCCTTTTTTGACTCTAGAGCCAAATGAATTTCCCTTTCTACATCCAATTGAGGAAGAGACGTTGGTGGTTCAGCACTGTAACTTTCTCTGACTATGCTGTCTCCCATGCAGAATGGCTTTTCCATGATCTTCCCTTGCCTTTGTCCATTAACATATGCTATAAACCAAAAAAGATAGCAATCAACTATTTAGATACCCTTTGAAGATGTCCAGCAAAGGCTTAGACCATAACTGTTACACCAAGAAAGTCGTCCCGACAACATTTACCTGTGGAAACTTGCAAGAAGACTTTTAAGTGGCTGCATCTCTTTGCAAAGCTCATGATATGGTACGGTCCTTTGGTGTTGATGTCGACAGCAACGTCGTACCTGTAGGATTATGTAGAAATGGATCATTTCATTGGCGCTTTATGCGGGGAGAAGTTCGCCATGCATAGCTTATCCTATCCCTTTTTTTCAGTCAAGCAGAAAAGTTTGCCATTGGATGACAAGATCAATGGATCCTGTAACCAAGGGGCCAACGGGGAATAGAGAACAAAAGGGAGAAATCACATGCCTCTCGTCGAATTTGGTATTGGCAGCTGAATTTACAATGATATCTACTTCATTTGCAATGGAGTCTACCAACTCATCTCCTAAACCAAGATTCGATTTAGAAATATCTCCAACAACAGGAATTAGCTTGCTCAGCATGAAGCTTTCATAAGATTTCCCATAAGATTGTCGAAGACTCTTGAAGAGCTCTGAACATATTATCTGTGCACGACCATTCATGAAAAACTCCATCATCAGTGAATAACATAAAGATGGTTCATAAGATGTGGGCAGTAACTTTAGACAACTCAGAAGCATGAGCGGGCATACTTCACTTGATAGCCTCGCCATCGCAGCTTCCTTATCTTTAGCTTTCATTAAGAGAAATATCTTGCCGACGTCCGGAACAGTCCTTAAGATCTTCTCGACAAGAACTGGAAAGTAGTACATTGAGAATGATTAACAACTGAAGTATTTAACAATTTCCAGCAAAAAAAACAGAACAGAGAAACTTTACAAACAAGAGGTTTATGCTTGAAGACGTTCATTTTGCACCTTTTGCCAAGAACCCAGTAGAACCGGTAATGAAAAATCTCTTCCCTCTCAAGAATCTGACAATTCCAATGCCATCATCCATCTCCACTGAAGAGTGGGTGTGCCCATCATAAGCCCCCAAATCCTTCACACAAGTCTCCGCCCGACTCTTCCCATTTGGAGACATGACCAAGCTTCCTGTATCTATCAGAGCACTACTTTGGTTGGCGCAAACCGACGCAGATCTCTCCTTCAGAATGGTGGACTTGATCGCATTGCCGCCACCTTGGCAGCACGTTAGACTCTTCTTCTTGCTCAATGAGCATCGGTCAGGCTTGCACGACACTATTCTCGCTAGCTTATTTGGCGCAACCAAGAGAGGATTGAAGGATACagcctccattttttttcttcccaaagaatgagaaaattccaaatgcaAAAGAATGATGGCAGACTTAGATATGTGAGGTTGAAGTTGGTTGGCTCGAAACTGAGCTACACACACTCtgaccaaaagggaaaaagcttAGTAAGTAAACAGACAATGTTCATAAGATAAGAGGTGGGTTTGATTTGGTTTTATAGGAAGAGAGAAAACAATGCATTTCAAGGGAATGGGAGATCAGAGTTAGGTAAATCTCAAAGCTTTCTCTTCAGGCCCCTATTTGGTCTCTGTCATGGAGGCTCTCTTTTTGCCATTCTCTTGGCAATTGTCACCACCTGCAAAATTGGTGGGAGCTCTCTTTGCTCCTCCTGGTTTCGATGATCCAATTCCTCCAATTAATTAGTGAGTAGAGGCTGATCACATGCTATTTCACCCTTGAATAAAGCGAGAAATACAAGATTGGCTCGCGAAAATCGATTCATACAATTGAGGTTTTCGAAGACTCTGTCGGATTTCCAAATATAATTCGCTCGAGTATTCATTTGAAGTCAAACAATTCGCTTCACCAACTGAACTCATTTGATATTGCCTTTGCCATGACTATTGTGAAAAAGAGTGGTTATGCACTCAACCATAATTTGCACAAGGCACCAATTAACTCAAATAGCAATTTCGATACTAGTGTATGGTAAATTAAAATATCGAAAATGTGTTGTCGTGACCTCACCTTCGGCCTTCCTCGGAGGGTCCGGCgagtttagaggtattgccataggtcaatggcgtggactctcccaagtcctacctcgcgtgacattggatttcttttcttgattagcaaattgaaatgctattaagagtcgccactagcctattggggtcggctagaaaccaattgAAACACGggaggattatctcgatttcTACGCAActagagcttctaggttcggggacttgtttacgctaactagaaaattagcgccctttcggtacctaaccggttgatattccctaaggtgaccacacattctgcatatcattttaagctcatcgggtatctaaccaatgctaaatgatcatgcataacatttttctgtcatttcatgcaattacctatttatccttaacctaataaataggaaaagagattaagagataatttttcaaaagacagtgtatgtaaacactcaatcaaataaatatgttaAATAAAGATCAGGATAAGCACATgtagaccaaatctatgatggcgatatttaaacaaacaacttcgacttgaaggtcgaattacaacaacATCAGCcaggattggacatcggtcttcaattaATGCCAATTtcaggcttaaaattcacattaggggtaaaaaggtcatgcaaaacaattttttaattttctgaaatttttctgttttttttaatattatttatttttcgattttttttatttttttatttttattattaaagggaaccgggtccgggtcgggctCTTGGACCTGGACCTAGATCAGATCGTTGGGCTTGATCCGGTCCGGGAGAGAGAACCCGAACCGGGCCCGGTTGCGCAACAGAAGCCCAGGCCCATCTCTTCAACATCCCTTTTTTACAGTCTTGGCCCACTACAAATTCAGCctttgttcttcatttttttttgggccagcCCACTCGAGAAGCAGCACAGCCCAagcctaaaatattttccttgctCTCTCACCAGCCCAATCTAACAAGCTTATTCAACTCTTACTCTCAGGCTCCAGCCCAATCCTCCATCTCACGCACTCATCTCCTTCTTTTGCGTCTTTCTTCAGCCCGGTCAGCCCACACGGTCCAAGGATAGCCAACAAAAAACGCAGAATGGCTTACTGGCGGTgctgttcaccatcttcttcgcgCGGTGCCTCTTCCTTTCTGCGATACCGACGGTAACTCTGCACCTCCGACACTGACCGGCTCTGCCGCTCGCCTCGCCACCGCACCACCGGGACTCGTTCGTCGCCGCTACCAGAGCACGTCCTCTCAAATCTGCTCGCCCGCTACTGGATGATCGACGCGAGGGTTCGCCAACCACGTTGTCGTCTCGTCGAACTGCCACCATCTGGAACCTGAGCCTCCTTTTACTCACGTTGGCATCGTCGCTAGTCCGTGTTCGTGTGCCGCACCGCTCGCATACGCGTCGCTACCCTTTTGCGTCGCCAACTCAGGCCTCACCTCGCCTCTGTTCGGGCTTGCATCGCCTCAGCCCGAACTCGCAGTCACCTCAGGACCTCTCGTTCAACCACTGATTCGAGTCGCGGGGGCCATCTGCGTTCAAATTCCCGAGCTGCCTCCGTTGCGTCGGTCTACCACTATTCGGAAAACGCGCGTCCCTTTGCTTTTTTCATTCAAACTAAACCACGCTATTTCCTCAAGAGCTTGATCTGCGTCCTGCTACTCTTCCTTTGGTCCGGCCGAATCGGCGACTAAAACCGAATGGTGACTTGGGATGACACAAAACAGCTAAAGCAATGCCGAAGCATTTAACTAGTCGGTAGAGTACGAGGAACAAGCGTGAACCCGTGTGCAAAAATAATCGATATCAACTCATGAACCCAAAACAGGGGATTAACCAGGACAAGCAACGCGAGGGTTGGCCTAAGATTGGCTATAAAAAAACGACTATAACGAAATACATACCAGGGAAATCAACTGGAGAACTCGCCGGGCCGGACAAGCTAACAGCCCCGACCCGGCGAGTTTGCAGGCGCGAAACAGAGCACTACATGGCTGAGGGAGCACTGACCTGTTCTCGAGTTGGAACAACTGCAAAAGGATGTGCGACAACGAGTGGGTGGCGCAAGACTTTCCCCTTCGTTCGTGCGGATCACCTTTGTTTTCAACAGAgatctcttttttttgcttcaagctctcatcccccttttttttttcactgacCGAACCCACCACCTgctctcctctccttctttttgGTCGTCGAACGGAACTTGGTGCCTGCCCACTTTGTCCCCTTTTTTATCCAAGTGCTTGCCTCCTTCCCCGAGCTTTCATACATGGATGAGAGTAAAAACCGGATGATGTGGACGTGGGTCATTTGGAGACCATGTAAAGCACACGGTATATTTAAGAGTGATGTGATGGTGTGCAGAATGTGAGTGCACGTGAGAGTGTGGGGGAAGAGAGAAGGCATTGAGAAGAGATTGGGCCATGGGCAATTAAAAGAGGAAAGGGGAGCTTTGGGCCTGGTctgactaaaaataaaaatgaagtggGTCGGGAAATAAAAGAGGGGAGTTTCACCTATGGGCAAAGGGCCCAAATTGGGCAGCAGCGGACGGGGCCCGCCAATTGAATTCGCGGGCCACGTTCTGTCCGCACTGCCCCGGGCTTAGTGGGCACGATccgttttcttctttatttctttttcttttcttcttctctttttcttctttttttttttttttaattcgtttCATGtatacttttttactttttctattttgcaataagacaaaagtaaattagacgtattctaatctaacgaataataataataataataataataataataataataataataataataataatatgggatcgccaaaattaggtgtcaacatgtgttaatttgccaattcaatttagTACCTCCGTGATGGAACAATGACGTGACGAGAATACCCTCTAAATACTTCAATTTTGTTAGCAAGTCATGCGTCGCCTTGATGGAAATGTGGAATCTTCCGATCTGAAATCTAGCCTTCGGTAACTTTAAACTTCTTAGTACCTCCATTCCAGCTTATGCTTTCAAGCATTTTGAGTAACAAACGTAGGTCAGATCAATAATGCATGGCGAGCTTTCGCTTCAAGAGAGGCATCATCTTCATCGTCCAACGGTTTAGACACCATAGAGGCAAAGGACGTCACATCCGCCATTGCTGGGTCATTCAAAAGTTCATGCATGCATGATGTGTCAATACTTGATTGTTTATAATACGATATAGATATACCAAATCATGGAAGTAATTTCACTCTAATCTCATGATATTCTCCTCTACTTTTTCGTCCATCTAAAATGCCCTCCACTACCGATAAGAGTATCTCACATTATCTAAAACcataagaaacttcttcccGCACAAAACATCCTTCAACTCAACTTGAAGTCATTTAAGCTCTTTGCCCTCGCAAAACAATGCGCTGATCGACCGCAAAATATTATCCATTATGTCAAggacatcaaaatcatctcaAACACAAACTCATAACTCTCCTCTCAAAACAACTATTCACTCTAGACAACGTGCACCGTGGAAATTTTAGCTAGTCATTTTCACGATCCTCTAGCAAGAAACACTTGAGCTACTTACCCACCGGTGGGTAGCTGCGTTGGTTGAGAGTCTCTCCCTCATCGTTGAGGTCGAGAGTTCAAAACCCGCAATTACTAGCGTCTTAAGTGGGGGAGCCATGGTGGTGGGGTCCTGTGCTAGTCTCCCCCGAGGTATAGTCGCCGGCCGTAGGCGTTGTCCGAGCGTTGTAGGGGCCATGGGTCCCCGAAGGGGGCCCGGCGGATcctcggttaccaaaaaaaagaaaaaactcgaGCTACTTGCGCGCCTAATCAAATGATAGGTTCgtgatctcttttaaatagattTTCGCAGATGCACGTATGAAACATTACTATCACACTTCTTCTCACTAGCATAACAAGGCGAGAACCCAAGTTTGAGCTCAACTCAACCTCATATTAATCGACCCGAGACAAGCTGAGCCTGAGCTGTCAATTTGGGTTCATCACCCATTTTTTGACTTATATTTTGTACAAATAGGTCGTAAGTTTTTAAAGGGCCAAGtgaaaattgttccaaaaagttaaagttgaatCGGATGGGTCAAAAAGGATCACACAATTGAACCCATTTTCGACCTATCTAAAATATTAAGTCATTAGTTGGGTTGGACTTGGCTTGACCTTCTTGGGTCACATAGCTTTCGTAAGCACCGGTTATAAATGGACCTCAAGTATAtcagtttatatttttttaatttttaattttataagtaaaagaaagaaaaaaatttaaaaaaaatgtaaaaactgtTCAAGAGGTGGAACGCCGCTGCTGTTTGTCGTTGGCACCACCTGCCGCCCATTGCCGACCTCCGTCACTTGCtggagaaaggaagagaaaatacaaaataaaaattaacaataattttttttacacttttactagatttgtattgcatgaaagtgtgtTGATAATATCATTTTCTTAACAAACTATAAGAATGatggttaaatatataagtgcTTAAGCAATACAGTTTTGTAccgcatgaaaatgggtcaaaacgggttatgAGTTGGCTTGGGTCCGGTATAGGTCGTTAGATTTGTACTGCGTGAAAAAAGGTCACAATGGGTTAAATGTGTCAATATGAGTGAGACCATATTCGATCCGACCCATCCATTTGACACGTCTAGTTGAGCCCAAGCTAGTGAGTTTCTTATGGAATAAACCTCAAGATAACAAAAATAAAGCTTCATCGGATCAAGTATCAAGTATCGAGCTTTTATTTCTCAAGTAGAGTCAAGTTCCAATATCATATTGTCTCCTCTGCTTGTCTTAATTACACATTTATGTAGATTTATTCATCATTAATGCGATTTAGCTGGTCGAGTACCTGCAATATGCTCGTCACACTTTTTAATTAATAGTATCTTCGATTATATCCATCCATCTGGTCACGACATGCAATTGTTTGGTATCTTCGATGAACATTTGGTACATTTTGACCAAATGTAAGTTTCGGGTTTTAGGTAGAACCACGATCGACCCCGGTACTACTCACCCCTAATTAGATTCATCATAAATATTGGTCTCAACGGTGCAAGTGAGACCACTCTATGCTCATTAAgattccatttgttttgcaaaaaatatgatatttctaaaaaaatatttttcaagcaatcatttttcgggaaaatgaaaataattttcaatatatGGCTAAAaccagaaaataaattggatatttttcgTCGTTCGgaataaaaaatctaattggATTTTCCTAAATATACATTATTTGGGCACTGGTAACTTGTACATGGGCAGCTTGGGGACCGGGGTACGGGCACAAACACGAGGGTCCTAGGTGTGACCTCGATGGACATGGACATGGCCTTTATGGACCCGGGTACGACTTTTGTGGACTTGGGTTCGTGTGATGGGGATTCGAGCTCGGGGACTGGGATCTCGCACTAGGCCTTTGTGGACCCAAGCCTATATGCCAAGGCATTAGGCACGGGCATTGGGATTTCGGGCCCGGCCGCAATGGACCGGTGTTAGGGGGCCGGGTCGAGGTACCGGGGTCTCGAGCTCTTCCTCCATGGACCCAGATGTGGCGGCTAGGGATTTGGACATGGGCACGGGAAATCTATGAACCAACATTAGGATTTCCGTTCCCAAGTGTAGAGTTTTAAGTCAAAGCACCGATACTCTAAATTTACACATGGGTTTTCTATTAACTAAAAAAACAATTCTTCGATGAATATTTGGCTGGTCTAGTACCTGCAATATGCTTGTCACACTTTTACATTAATAGTATCTCTTCGATTATATCCATGCATCTAGTCACGATATGCAGTTGTTTGGTATCTTCGATGAATATTTGGTACATTTTGACCTAATGACGCGGCATAAACAATACCTAAACTTGTTAGTTTaatccccccccccccaaaaaaaaaaaaacagaagaagaagaaaagagccaCTCTTAAAGCTAGCGCTTCAAGAATCGATTCCGACAAGtaagtttcaagttctaggtACAACCAAGACCGACCACGACACTACTCACCCCTAATTAAATTCATCATAAATATCAGTCTCAACAGTGCAAGTGAGACCACTCTACGCTCATTAAGAtcccgtttgttttgcgaaaaatgtgatatttctaaaaaaatatttttcaagcatcatttttcgggaaaagaaaatatttttcaatatatggctaaaaccaaaaataattGGATATTTTTCGTTTGATAAAACAATATACCTAATAACTTGTACATGGGCAGCTTGGGGACCAAGGTACGGGCACAAGCATGCGAGTCCTAGGCGTGACCTCGATGGACTTGGGCATGGCCTTTATGGACCCGGGTACGACTTTTGTGGACTTGGGTTCGTGTGATGGGGATTCGAACTCGGGTACTAGGATCTCGCACTAGGCCTTTGTGGACCGAAGCCTGCATGCCAAGGCATTGGGCACGAGCATTGGGATTTCGGGCCTGGCCACAATGGACCTAGACACGGGTGTTAGGGGGCCAGGCCGAGATAGCGGGGTCTGGAGCTCTTCCTCCATGGACCTAGACACGGGAAATCTATGAACCAACATTAGGATTTCCGTTCCCAAGTGTAGAGTTTCAAGTCAAAGCACCGATACTCTGAATTTACACATAGGTTTTCTGTTAACTAGAAAAACAATTCCGTTGACTTAATTCCCTAAACGAACCACacaccaaaaaatgagaaaaataatttttcaaaaaaatttcttcgtgaaacaaatgaggCTAAATTAATGATACATATTTTCACTTGGCTTCTTTTATCGGTGTATATTTAGAAACCAATCCAAGAACTTACAACtcgcaaaagatttttcatgttGGTCTAAAAATTTAACTTCGTAAACGCAACACGTTTCCTATTGAGGATTCTTTCTTGCCACCTTGGGTCTGCTCGAGTCGGGTGCACTTTGGGTTCTCAGTTCTCACGAAAGTGGCCCGAGACGGTCTATTCTAGCCTAGTGACTCATTGGTGAACGAAATCATGGATTGATTCTCCATGATGTCCAATATTCAAAAGGTATGATAGTACCATGTAGTAAGCGCTAATAATTATCGGATAGCTAGCAATGCATGTGTGATAATAATATGATAGTGGGTTCCTCTACATAGTATCTCAATGAAGATGCATAGTTGATTATACAAAATCAGAtcacatttttaaaatttagagCAGAGGCAATCCGGATCAGTATTGCTCAGCTACATATCATTCAAACATGTTGGACTTGGTCAGATGCGATCAGCGTACTCGGTCAAAAGATGAAACCAAGTAAACATATAAGGAACACTGTAAAAAGGACATGCAAATGCAGTCCATCAACCATTTGCTTTGCTGATAAAATTAGAGTACAGGATAATGACTATCTTCTATTGAGAGCTGGTGGACATTGCTGAACAATTTTCTATGGACGGAaaggttaaaaagaaaaaaaagaggacgtATCTCAATACGTCGGTTTCACTTTCTTTTATGTGACAACGGTGGACATTACACGGGCAGAGATCATAGCGAGGATCCCACAAGCATCTACCTGGAAAGGATAGGATATGCATTCGGGAACACCTTCATCCTTGTCTATTAACTTGCACTTCACTTGCCTTAGGTGTCTCCAGCACTTACCTACGAGATATCATCCTTGCGTGAGAACTCAACTGGCATATGGTTGCTTGCAAGTTATATGAGCAATTCAAGCGAGGAATGGAGCCAGAGAAGAGGAAAGTACAGATCGACAACATTTCAAAGAAGTAATCCCCGTGCTTAGCATTTGAAAGCCATCATACCTTTGCTCATAGATGAAACTGCAAAATGACAGGTATATAAACACCCACGCCCAAACCATCTGTCTCTTCCTAGACAAGTATGAGGGTGACATAAAAAGCAAGAGAATCATGTGACACAACAACCCAATTTGGTAGGATAAGACAGTAAAGAGGCACTGCTTTGTTTGACTAAAATTCTTGCTCCATAGAAATTTACAGTTCAAATGACATTGATTTTGACAGCATGCTAAGAACTTTTCTTAGGTTGGGTCCCTATGTAATTTCTCTCTTTGGCTTCATGTCTTATTTTacagtgagagggagagagttaaCTCATTAGACCAAATAGAGAAGACAATTGCCACCTGAAGAGTCAACGTCTGGGTCTTGGCTTGCAACGAAATTCTGCTAAAAGAGCTATATGATCAGAAGACCACTCTGGAGAAGGAAGTGCTGTATCTTTTCTCAAGCTATCCTCATCCAAGAGCTCCAGCAAAGACTCCACCGTCAAAGAGTCCGCTACAATGGCAAATCAACAGCAACACAAGTGAAAGGATACAACATGGATTTATCTTAAAATGCTTGATATGGCCTAAAAATATCTGCAGAGAGCATTACCAGTGTAAAATATATAATCTAATGTGCCGATGAAATCTCTGGTGCAATTAGTGAACAGAGGTTCATTTGTTGTGCTGTCCAACCTCCTCTTTTGCTGCTCCAAACCAGGACCGGCACCCATTCTCGCAAAGGATGAGTACGCACTGACCTGTAACGTCCAGGAGGTAAGAAACAGCGAAAAAACTTCTGGAATGTAACAGGAAGTGCTGGATCTTGCTCAGTTCACTACTTTCAGCAATCTCTTCAAGAAATACAAGGCCACTGTttaaatagatatgaaaaatgTTACCAATAGTAACTGATGGGCCAGCTTGCTAGAAGGGCGCAAGATACCCAAGGGATCGACCAATAAATCTGGATGCACTGGATCAACCTTTCCCATAGCAAGAAGTGAATGAGGCGCACTGCATTTATATTTACTAGTTTCATCAGATCACCAAAGTAAAAAAGCAGGTCCAAAAATGACcagccatatatatatatctgcATCTCTGAAACCACATCAAAATTGTGACAAACCTTCCTGGGACGGAATTAAAATCGCCACACACTAACATTGGAATATCAGCGCTGGCAGCAATTTTCTCCAATCCTTTCAAAAGGGTATGGACCTGATTTACATATTAATAATtgcaaaattaaatataaaccATCAGTGCTGGAACAGATAATTTCACCAAATGATGCAATATAGAAAGAGGTGAGAACCTGCCAAAGCTTCACATCCTTTAGATCTTGTGGGACATTAATATGAGTATTCGCCTGTAGTAAAAAGCACCACAAACAGGATTTGGTCAAATGATGTTAAATGgcggaagaaggagaaatgaGGCTTATCTTCAGATGGTCTCCAGCAAAAACTCACAATTGCGCACGTACATCCATACATCCATACATACAGACATACGTGCATACATATATCTACCTACATAcgtacatacatacatgcaATGGCTCCTCAGGCTACACGTTTCAAGTTAACTATTCCAAGCTGTCTTACATGCATTACTTGAGCCTGGCCCCTTCATGCATCTTATCTACTGAGTTGTATACAGGACCATGACACACTTTATCAGAGAACAGCCACACCAAGTCAGAAATTATGTAACTTTTCATGTGACGTGAGGTTAATGGAATTCCACTAGTCTCAGATTTCAGTTTTCCAGGCCAACACCAGGAATCTGGCCAAATAAATGACAGAAACCTCCCTATAGCCCACTAAGTTTATCTAATGATGGCAGAGACAAGGAGTAAGACACAAGCCGACAGTATCAAGCGTACCTATAGAACAGGCTCAGCAGGTATTCACAAATTCCAATATAGTCCAAAGGATCCAAACAATAATTATGTTCACACTGAAAAGCACTTACCACGCAAAGAAGCTGTCTTTTTCCGAGATTATCACCTCCCTGATTACTGAATTTTGCTTCTAGAACAGCTATTAAAGCAACATTGTCCTGTGGGATATGGAAAAAATGCTTGAGTCCAAAGATAAGCAGAAAAAAGGCTAAAGAATGTTAGCATGACGCACTAGGATAtaacctggaaaaaaaaaaataaccaccTTAACTAATCGATTTAAAGCAGCTTTCTTCTGGGTGCTTGGAACCAATGCTTCTGTCAAGGACTGTGCTGCTTTGTTAAA is a genomic window containing:
- the LOC115726428 gene encoding fatty acyl-CoA reductase 2, chloroplastic, with amino-acid sequence MEAVSFNPLLVAPNKLARIVSCKPDRCSLSKKKSLTCCQGGGNAIKSTILKERSASVCANQSSALIDTGSLVMSPNGKSRAETCVKDLGAYDGHTHSSVEMDDGIGIVRFLRGKRFFITGSTGFLAKVLVEKILRTVPDVGKIFLLMKAKDKEAAMARLSSEIICSELFKSLRQSYGKSYESFMLSKLIPVVGDISKSNLGLGDELVDSIANEVDIIVNSAANTKFDERYDVAVDINTKGPYHIMSFAKRCSHLKVFLQVSTAYVNGQRQGKIMEKPFCMGDSIVRESYSAEPPTSLPQLDVEREIHLALESKKALEDRAVAQKMKELGLDRAKKFGWQDTYVFTKAMGEMLIHDMVGEVPVIIIRPSVIESTIKEPFPGWMEGNRMMDPIILSYGKGQLTGFLGDPNGVIDIVPADMVVNAALAAIARHGMVGKSGINIYQIASSVVNPLVYQDLARLIYEHYNTSPCIDSKGRPIPVPLIKLFTSMDEFSAYLRGDASQRSGLRALTSSTELSKKLEIICRRSVEQAKKLANIYEPYTFYRGRFDNSNTERLMERMSEEEKRRFGFDVGSIDWKDYIINVHIPGLRWHVMKERRTFS